The following proteins are co-located in the Podarcis raffonei isolate rPodRaf1 chromosome 5, rPodRaf1.pri, whole genome shotgun sequence genome:
- the AGTR1 gene encoding type-1 angiotensin II receptor, with the protein MLLNMSTEETVKRIHVDCPSLGRHNYMLIVVPTVYTIIFIIGIFGNSLVVIVIYFFMKLKTVASVFLFNLALADLCFLVTLPLWAANAAMQYRWPFGSGLCKLASAAATFNLYASVFLLTCLSIDRYLAIVHPMKSRLQRTMLVARVTCIIIWLMAALASLPVIIHRTVYLIENENITVCAFRYQTPSNTTNGTTLKVGLGLSKNMLGFLIPFVIILTSYILIWKALKKAYQIQKNKTRNDDIFKMIVAIVLFFFFSWVPHQIFTFLDVLIQLSVITDCNIIDIVDTAMPFTICLAYFNNCLNPLFYGFFGKNFRKYFLQLLKYSPHNVRHASFTTKMSSLSYRPSENLILTAPKNGFLDTE; encoded by the coding sequence ATGCTCCTAAATATGTCGACAGAAGAGACTGTGAAAAGAATTCACGTGGACTGCCCCTCACTGGGAAGGCACAACTACATGCTAATTGTTGTTCCAACTGTTTacaccatcatcttcatcataggTATATTCGGAAACAGTTTGGTGGTGATTGTTATTTACTTCTTCATGAAGCTGAAAACTGTGGCAAGTGTCTTTCTGTTCAATTTAGCACTGGCTGATTTGTGTTTCCTCGTGACTTTGCCATTGTGGGCGGCCAATGCCGCCATGCAATACCGCTGGCCTTTTGGCAGTGGCTTGTGCAAGTTAGCTTCGGCTGCAGCAACCTTCAACCTGTATGCCAGCGTGTTTCTCCTGACGTGCCTCAGCATTGACCGTTACTTGGCAATCGTGCACCCAATGAAGTCCCGGCTTCAGCGCACAATGCTTGTTGCCCGGGTAACTTGCATCATCATCTGGCTGATGGCGGCCCTTGCCAGCTTGCCTGTGATTATCCACCGTACCGTATACTTAATCGAAAATGAAAATATAACGGTATGTGCTTTTCGGTATCAGACCCCCTCCAACACAACCAACGGCACGACACTCAAAGTTGGATTGGGCTTATCAAAAAACATGCTGGGGTTTTTGATCCCCTTTGTGATCATTTTAACAAGCTATATATTAATCTGGAAAGCCCTGAAGAAAGCATACCAGATTCAGAAAAACAAGACCAGAAACGATGATATTTTCAAGATGATTGTTGCAAttgtccttttcttctttttttcttgggTTCCTCATCAAATATTCACTTTTCTGGATGTGCTGATTCAACTCAGTGTGATCACCGATTGTAATATCATCGACATTGTGGATACAGCCATGCCTTTCACGATCTGCTTAGCGTATTTTAACAACTGCCTCAACCCCCTCTTTTATGGCTTTtttggaaagaacttcaggaaaTATTTCCTCCAGCTTCTGAAATACAGCCCCCACAATGTCAGACACGCTAGTTTCACGACAAAGATGTCCTCTCTTTCCTATCGGCCTTCGGAAAACCTAATCCTAACGGCCCCCAAAAATGGGTTCTTGGACACTGAGTGA